One part of the Treponema peruense genome encodes these proteins:
- a CDS encoding M23 family metallopeptidase — translation MARSRRYKRLEKNIVSRIMHSLSAFFGKIGRFFVRAFKIFDGKLTIMIVPHSQGKVLNIQTNVFAMILGVVVLAGVACSFVYFNHRNAGSGVELSRLREENRETLASLDELRDENNSLLQTAKRFQSSLSQSLSLLGINQSGSSSKSAGRNSDLSSLFDTQDIVSGSLKEAADIRQLTAYLESAVHPVEQIGKMLENQGTLFTDIPNVWPVKNGIGHISMEFGQNIHPITEQWYIHKGLDFSTWRSGDPIIATANGQVVTVGYDDSFGNYVIIKHKHGIYTRYAHMATVRVRKGQTVSQRQVIGTIGNTGITKGPHLHYEVHIGSDVVDPAKYINVK, via the coding sequence TTGGCACGCTCACGCAGATATAAAAGACTTGAAAAAAATATTGTTTCACGCATCATGCACTCTCTTTCCGCATTTTTTGGAAAGATTGGACGTTTTTTTGTGCGTGCGTTCAAGATTTTTGACGGAAAGCTTACAATAATGATTGTTCCCCATTCACAGGGAAAAGTTCTGAACATACAGACAAACGTATTTGCCATGATTCTTGGAGTTGTGGTGCTTGCAGGTGTTGCCTGTTCATTTGTCTATTTTAACCACAGAAATGCCGGTTCTGGAGTTGAACTGAGCCGCCTTAGGGAAGAAAACCGCGAAACTCTGGCAAGTCTGGATGAACTTCGTGACGAAAACAACAGTCTTTTGCAGACGGCAAAGCGGTTTCAGTCTTCTTTGAGCCAGTCACTTTCACTTCTTGGAATTAACCAGAGCGGCAGTTCTTCAAAGTCTGCCGGCCGCAACAGTGACCTTTCATCTCTTTTTGACACACAGGACATTGTTTCGGGTTCACTTAAGGAAGCTGCAGATATAAGACAGCTTACCGCTTATCTTGAAAGTGCAGTTCACCCTGTAGAGCAGATTGGAAAAATGCTTGAAAACCAGGGTACGCTTTTTACAGACATTCCCAATGTGTGGCCTGTAAAGAACGGGATAGGCCATATTTCCATGGAATTCGGCCAGAATATTCACCCTATTACAGAGCAGTGGTACATTCACAAAGGACTTGACTTTAGTACATGGAGAAGCGGTGACCCGATTATTGCTACGGCAAACGGTCAGGTTGTTACTGTAGGTTATGACGACAGCTTCGGAAACTACGTTATCATAAAGCATAAGCACGGTATTTATACACGCTATGCACATATGGCAACTGTACGTGTACGCAAGGGACAGACTGTTTCGCAGCGTCAGGTAATCGGAACAATCGGAAACACCGGTATTACAAAAGGTCCGCACCTTCACTACGAAGTTCATATCGGTTCAGACGTTGTTGATCCCGCAAAATACATTAACGTAAAGTAA
- a CDS encoding bactofilin family protein: protein MAVFNDDISINSIIGNGSSIRGDIKINGFMRIDGDLEGNLETTGNVLVGENARIAGNITARSITVGGIIKGNVVAPEQVHLLSSSVVIGDIQTRRFQADENVIVHGHCISLYDETEYESASAEWENIKSISQKAIKVD from the coding sequence ATGGCAGTTTTTAACGACGACATTTCCATTAACAGCATAATTGGCAATGGGTCTTCTATTCGCGGAGACATTAAGATAAACGGTTTTATGCGCATTGACGGCGATCTTGAAGGCAATCTTGAAACGACAGGAAACGTGCTTGTCGGTGAAAATGCCCGCATTGCTGGAAACATCACGGCGCGTTCCATAACAGTCGGCGGTATTATCAAAGGCAATGTCGTTGCTCCCGAACAGGTTCATCTTCTTTCTTCGAGCGTTGTTATAGGCGACATACAGACCAGACGGTTCCAGGCTGATGAAAACGTAATTGTTCACGGACACTGCATTTCTTTGTATGACGAAACTGAATATGAAAGCGCTTCTGCTGAATGGGAAAACATAAAGTCTATTTCACAAAAAGCAATAAAGGTTGACTGA
- a CDS encoding YaaR family protein, protein MEIDGLGQSLYFNAAQLAGQSAVKSNKSSDSQKTAKASKKKFASALEQSRAEYELVQDGFPAEIATMEIEEAVVFLKDEADMAGDKLRESQLPENFAEYRKKVSRFLRYLAKNNYEVKKRQRPGFTKKGKPLNPQTQVFVINQKLDDLAKWMLSSHRDTLHMLAKIDEIQGMLVDLMAC, encoded by the coding sequence ATGGAAATTGACGGCCTTGGCCAGAGCCTTTACTTTAATGCAGCGCAACTTGCCGGACAGTCGGCCGTAAAGTCAAACAAAAGTTCCGATTCGCAGAAAACCGCAAAAGCTTCAAAAAAGAAATTTGCTTCAGCTCTGGAACAGTCACGTGCAGAATACGAACTTGTTCAGGATGGGTTCCCTGCAGAAATTGCCACGATGGAAATTGAAGAAGCGGTTGTTTTTTTAAAGGACGAAGCGGATATGGCAGGTGATAAACTCAGGGAAAGCCAGTTGCCCGAAAACTTTGCCGAATACAGAAAAAAAGTTTCACGCTTTTTGCGCTATCTTGCAAAAAACAATTATGAAGTCAAAAAACGCCAGCGCCCCGGTTTTACAAAAAAAGGCAAACCTCTTAATCCGCAGACACAGGTTTTTGTTATTAACCAGAAACTTGACGATCTTGCAAAGTGGATGCTTTCTTCTCACAGGGATACGCTTCACATGCTTGCCAAAATTGACGAGATTCAGGGAATGTTGGTAGACCTTATGGCCTGTTAA
- a CDS encoding PSP1 domain-containing protein: MSDIFEQDIYDDTEDLSSLEDGYTSDDRGSENFVFPKDLYRLKLDYSCEGVYATAPEGLSVKAGERVIVPTRYGSDLAVNLGRANCPVGIKPSDVVQIVRVADQHDLEHAAELKEREKLAFNTFREKVAYHHLDMKLVAVHFLVGEQKALFFFSSDNRVDFRELVKDLVSVFKMRIELRQIGVRDESRITGGLGVCGRPYCCHAISDKLRPVSIRMAKEQNLSLNSMKISGQCGRLLCCLSYEYDWYAEARKKLPNEGIRLFYDGTNFRVTEVNPITSMVKMSGEDGRLLEVNANRFVREGNRWKIGN, translated from the coding sequence ATGTCTGATATTTTTGAACAGGATATATATGATGATACAGAAGATTTGTCTTCTCTGGAAGATGGATATACTTCTGACGACCGTGGTTCTGAAAATTTTGTCTTTCCAAAAGATTTGTACCGCCTTAAACTGGACTATTCCTGCGAGGGAGTTTATGCAACGGCTCCTGAAGGACTTTCTGTAAAAGCAGGGGAGCGTGTTATTGTTCCCACACGTTACGGAAGTGATCTTGCAGTCAATCTTGGCAGGGCAAACTGTCCTGTAGGAATCAAGCCGTCTGATGTTGTTCAGATTGTGCGTGTGGCCGACCAACATGATTTGGAGCACGCTGCCGAACTTAAGGAACGTGAAAAGCTCGCGTTCAACACATTCAGGGAAAAAGTTGCCTACCACCATCTTGATATGAAGCTTGTTGCCGTACATTTTCTTGTCGGTGAACAAAAGGCTCTTTTCTTTTTTTCAAGCGACAACCGTGTAGACTTTCGCGAGCTTGTAAAGGATTTGGTTTCTGTCTTTAAGATGAGAATTGAATTAAGGCAGATTGGCGTGCGTGATGAAAGCCGCATTACCGGTGGACTTGGTGTCTGCGGAAGACCTTACTGCTGTCATGCAATAAGTGATAAACTTCGTCCTGTAAGCATACGTATGGCGAAGGAACAGAATTTAAGCTTGAATTCCATGAAGATAAGCGGCCAGTGCGGACGCCTGCTTTGCTGCCTGAGTTATGAATATGACTGGTATGCAGAAGCACGCAAAAAACTGCCCAACGAAGGAATAAGACTTTTTTATGACGGAACAAATTTCAGGGTAACCGAAGTAAACCCTATTACTTCAATGGTAAAAATGTCCGGTGAAGACGGCCGCCTTCTGGAAGTAAACGCCAACCGCTTTGTACGCGAAGGCAACCGCTGGAAGATAGGGAATTAA
- a CDS encoding RluA family pseudouridine synthase produces MKETIHSVKPSTQYKREHKADYGHERIEILYEDADIIIINKPSGMLSVPYPGSKARTAIEVIEKIMRSKGTLTAHHKPFVVHRLDRDTSGVMMFALNEAAQKKITATWHTMVTERLYRAVAENPHDEKKYLADFGTINDPLAKNAHHMGYVPHDANDKSPTVAARTHYRIVTRGTTHTLFELSLDTGKKNQIRAHLSSRNYPLAGDENYRAQTDPFHRLALHARTLAFKHPVTEQKMKFEVPEPEEWKTYIEKGDPHPQTPIWLEKRAKSALPRQSSYSSGARSSASKKDLRHMDFISRGKALGKKY; encoded by the coding sequence ATGAAAGAAACGATTCACAGCGTTAAACCGAGCACACAGTACAAAAGAGAACACAAGGCAGACTACGGTCACGAACGCATTGAAATTTTATACGAAGATGCTGACATAATTATTATAAACAAACCAAGCGGAATGCTGTCTGTTCCCTACCCCGGCAGCAAAGCCAGAACAGCAATAGAAGTTATAGAAAAGATAATGCGCTCAAAGGGAACTTTGACTGCACATCACAAACCGTTCGTTGTACACCGTCTTGACCGTGATACAAGCGGAGTTATGATGTTTGCACTCAACGAAGCCGCGCAGAAAAAAATTACCGCAACCTGGCACACAATGGTTACAGAACGTCTGTATCGTGCCGTTGCAGAAAATCCGCATGATGAAAAAAAATATCTTGCAGACTTTGGAACAATAAACGACCCGCTCGCAAAAAATGCCCATCACATGGGATATGTTCCCCACGACGCAAACGACAAGTCTCCTACCGTAGCAGCTCGCACACATTACCGCATTGTTACCCGCGGAACAACCCACACACTTTTTGAACTGTCACTTGATACAGGAAAGAAAAACCAGATTCGCGCGCATCTTTCGTCAAGAAATTATCCTCTTGCAGGAGACGAAAACTACCGTGCGCAGACAGATCCTTTTCACAGACTGGCACTTCACGCAAGAACGCTCGCTTTTAAGCACCCTGTTACAGAACAGAAAATGAAGTTTGAAGTCCCCGAGCCCGAGGAATGGAAGACTTATATAGAAAAGGGCGACCCTCATCCGCAGACACCAATCTGGCTCGAAAAACGTGCAAAATCTGCACTTCCAAGACAAAGTTCTTATTCATCAGGCGCAAGAAGTTCTGCATCTAAAAAAGATCTGCGCCACATGGACTTTATCTCGCGCGGAAAAGCCCTCGGAAAAAAATATTAA
- a CDS encoding class I SAM-dependent methyltransferase: MEFAKNLVEYYDELFSVTHEQKQFFSELLTNYSRPAKILNVGCGTGFFDHMLAKEGNDVTGIDPSAEILRSANLRRRNQLMSIRFFQMSYIDMARFLGKKFYDVISVLNDKIMFVHDRTLMRKFFYDCHELLAPGGSLVLELVNFELFPKNTQAYFPVRESVRSRLLSTVSPVEEKSGERNLNANVETGNGHLLPVYKSVPIYPLLPDEIENFAEEAGFSSAEFYADFSRAQFTGNENSFVVIIR, encoded by the coding sequence ATGGAATTTGCGAAAAATCTTGTGGAATATTATGACGAACTGTTCTCCGTCACTCATGAACAAAAACAGTTTTTTTCAGAATTATTGACAAATTATTCACGCCCAGCAAAAATTCTTAACGTCGGTTGCGGAACAGGATTTTTTGACCATATGCTCGCGAAAGAAGGAAACGATGTTACAGGAATTGATCCTTCAGCCGAAATTCTTCGTTCAGCAAATTTAAGACGGCGCAATCAGCTTATGTCCATAAGATTTTTTCAGATGTCTTACATTGACATGGCGCGCTTTCTTGGAAAAAAATTCTATGATGTAATTTCTGTTCTTAATGACAAGATTATGTTTGTTCATGACAGAACGCTTATGCGCAAATTTTTTTATGACTGCCACGAACTTCTTGCTCCCGGCGGAAGTCTTGTGCTTGAACTCGTTAACTTTGAACTTTTTCCAAAAAATACACAGGCTTATTTTCCGGTAAGGGAAAGTGTACGTTCAAGATTATTGTCAACAGTTTCTCCTGTAGAAGAAAAGAGCGGCGAACGCAATCTTAACGCAAATGTAGAAACGGGTAACGGACATCTTCTGCCGGTTTATAAAAGTGTGCCAATTTATCCTCTGCTGCCCGACGAAATTGAAAACTTTGCAGAAGAAGCCGGTTTTTCAAGTGCAGAATTTTATGCAGACTTCAGCCGCGCGCAGTTTACTGGAAACGAAAATTCTTTTGTTGTGATTATAAGATAA
- a CDS encoding ABC transporter permease, whose translation MIEDFLNAISNFRRNKTRTFLSLLGIIIGVASVIVIMSMGQSSSQEIEGTFGSSGLDMVSITKGFFRRNRSAVTINFDEEFREELFGEIEGIKKIWYENNLSATVSYDQTSASASCTAVETGYMQTFGMQLEYGDYFSVTDDVMGQQKIILGSDIASTLFPNGDALGKYVLVVTNKVRFSFEVTGVLKEQNSGMENTTSSCYIPRGFYEKKISPNPKASTVMVQAISKSRTTKLLEEIETYCTKKTGTEGSVNVMSMQAMIEQIQTIQKSISVMLSAIAAISLLVGGIGIMNIMIVTVTERRQEIGIRKALGAKPSIIRRQFLIESASISLLGGIIGIIFGIIVSFVIEYVRSQSFIISLESCIVAFVFSVFVGIFFGLSPASKAAKLDPVVALSGE comes from the coding sequence ATGATTGAAGATTTTTTAAACGCAATTTCAAATTTCCGCAGAAACAAAACCCGCACTTTTTTATCACTGCTTGGAATAATTATAGGCGTTGCGTCGGTAATTGTAATCATGAGTATGGGACAAAGTTCCTCGCAGGAAATTGAAGGCACATTCGGTTCTTCAGGACTGGACATGGTAAGTATAACCAAAGGGTTTTTCAGAAGAAACCGGAGTGCAGTTACAATTAATTTTGACGAAGAATTCCGTGAAGAACTTTTTGGTGAAATTGAAGGAATAAAAAAAATCTGGTACGAAAACAATTTGTCTGCAACAGTTTCCTACGACCAGACAAGTGCTTCGGCATCATGCACAGCCGTAGAAACAGGATACATGCAGACTTTCGGAATGCAGCTGGAATACGGTGACTATTTTTCTGTAACCGACGATGTAATGGGACAGCAGAAAATAATTTTGGGAAGTGACATTGCATCCACACTTTTTCCAAACGGAGATGCTTTGGGAAAATACGTACTCGTTGTAACAAACAAAGTGCGGTTCAGTTTTGAAGTAACAGGCGTTTTAAAGGAACAGAATTCTGGAATGGAAAATACAACTTCGTCCTGCTACATTCCGCGCGGCTTTTACGAAAAAAAAATCTCGCCCAATCCAAAAGCGTCCACCGTCATGGTTCAGGCTATATCAAAGTCACGAACAACAAAACTTCTTGAAGAGATAGAAACTTACTGTACAAAAAAAACCGGCACTGAAGGTTCTGTAAATGTAATGTCAATGCAGGCAATGATTGAACAAATTCAGACAATTCAAAAATCAATAAGTGTAATGCTTTCTGCAATAGCCGCAATTTCTCTTCTTGTCGGCGGAATAGGAATCATGAACATAATGATTGTAACAGTAACAGAGCGCCGTCAGGAAATAGGGATCCGTAAAGCACTCGGAGCAAAACCTTCAATAATAAGACGCCAGTTTTTAATAGAGTCAGCAAGCATTTCCCTTCTTGGCGGAATCATCGGAATTATTTTTGGAATAATCGTAAGTTTTGTAATAGAATATGTTCGCTCGCAAAGTTTTATAATCAGCTTAGAGTCCTGCATCGTTGCATTCGTATTTTCTGTTTTTGTAGGAATTTTCTTTGGATTAAGCCCTGCATCAAAAGCAGCAAAACTCGATCCTGTTGTCGCACTTTCAGGAGAATAA
- a CDS encoding ABC transporter ATP-binding protein has translation MAAVIIEMQNVRREYSVGDTKIYALRDVSFQIKQGEFVSIMGPSGSGKSTCMNMIGCLDKPSSGTVKIDGKETALMNENELAVLRNKTVGFVFQQYFLLPSMSVLENVMLPLRYAGIPRAQRMQTATEALKKVGLENRMNHRPHELSGGQKQRVAIARATVTCPKIILADEPTGALDSETGRSVMHMFREINETGTTVVIVTHDPGIGKSADRCIKILDGLIQND, from the coding sequence ATGGCCGCTGTGATTATAGAAATGCAGAATGTACGCCGCGAATATTCTGTAGGTGATACAAAAATCTATGCATTAAGGGATGTCTCTTTTCAAATTAAACAGGGAGAATTTGTTTCAATAATGGGACCGTCCGGTTCAGGAAAATCTACATGCATGAACATGATAGGATGCCTTGACAAGCCGTCTTCGGGCACTGTAAAAATTGACGGGAAAGAAACTGCTCTAATGAATGAGAATGAACTTGCAGTACTGCGCAATAAAACCGTAGGCTTCGTGTTCCAGCAATATTTTCTTTTACCGTCAATGAGCGTCCTTGAAAATGTAATGCTTCCGTTAAGATACGCCGGTATACCGCGCGCACAGAGAATGCAGACAGCCACCGAAGCATTGAAGAAAGTAGGACTTGAAAACAGAATGAACCACAGACCGCACGAACTTTCCGGTGGTCAGAAACAGCGGGTTGCCATCGCGCGCGCAACAGTAACGTGTCCCAAAATAATACTTGCCGACGAACCAACAGGAGCACTGGACAGTGAAACCGGGCGTTCCGTAATGCACATGTTCCGCGAAATAAATGAAACTGGAACAACAGTTGTTATAGTAACACACGATCCAGGAATAGGGAAAAGTGCCGACCGCTGCATAAAAATTTTAGACGGACTTATTCAAAATGATTGA
- a CDS encoding efflux RND transporter periplasmic adaptor subunit: MKSKKIPIIIICSAILIGATVSITAIKNKLSPSQTSQTTYIVKKEIYKNEISVSGTVSAAQEQTLQALSDGTVVAVFVKQGDKVKKGDTIIQLDDTTQQYNLAKHDYEMETTRISGSRKELALKETERLSLLQKISERKVLATFDGIIADIDVSVGDSLEAKDSVGTLVDASYLIADVEIPETDVAKLKTQQSVEFTFPSYDGTVNGYVVGWPAIGEITDRGATIVKARLRIDEYPAEVLPNFSFSGKIKISPDQEFLIIERNAVGRDKNGAYAILDGTNEKIKITVEPYGKEYVKITSANLTEGQILSEQTAPKVSGTNRRDGPPPGGR; this comes from the coding sequence ATGAAATCAAAAAAAATACCGATCATAATTATTTGTTCAGCAATACTTATTGGAGCAACAGTTTCAATCACAGCAATAAAAAACAAATTGTCGCCATCGCAAACTTCGCAGACAACATACATTGTAAAAAAAGAAATTTACAAAAACGAAATAAGTGTTTCGGGAACAGTTTCTGCAGCACAGGAACAAACGCTGCAGGCTCTCTCTGACGGAACAGTCGTCGCGGTTTTTGTAAAACAGGGTGACAAAGTAAAAAAGGGCGACACAATAATTCAACTTGATGACACAACACAGCAGTATAATCTTGCAAAACATGACTACGAAATGGAAACAACGCGCATAAGCGGTTCAAGAAAAGAACTTGCCCTTAAAGAGACAGAGCGTCTTTCTCTTTTACAAAAAATTTCCGAACGCAAAGTTCTTGCGACTTTCGACGGAATCATTGCAGACATTGATGTTTCAGTAGGTGACTCTCTCGAAGCAAAAGATTCTGTCGGAACTCTGGTTGATGCCAGCTATCTTATTGCAGATGTAGAAATTCCTGAAACAGATGTTGCAAAATTAAAAACGCAGCAGTCCGTGGAATTCACTTTTCCTTCCTACGACGGAACAGTTAACGGTTATGTAGTAGGATGGCCTGCAATAGGTGAAATTACCGACAGGGGCGCAACAATTGTAAAAGCGCGTTTAAGAATCGACGAATATCCTGCAGAAGTTCTTCCGAATTTTTCTTTCAGCGGAAAAATCAAAATCAGTCCCGATCAGGAATTTTTAATTATAGAAAGAAATGCAGTCGGCCGTGACAAAAACGGAGCCTACGCAATTCTTGACGGAACAAATGAAAAAATTAAAATCACTGTGGAACCTTACGGAAAAGAATATGTAAAAATTACCAGCGCCAATTTAACAGAAGGACAAATTCTTTCTGAACAGACGGCTCCCAAAGTTTCAGGAACAAACAGACGTGATGGTCCTCCACCAGGAGGCAGATAA
- a CDS encoding N-6 DNA methylase: MAKTKTEKPLNIDDILFKCRDILRNAKNSGSFFEKRDMMLTLIFLRFIGEKFDDGIENLKKDLIARGMDINDPNVKAAFIDDPTFTDGTFYLPEESRWSTIINTSASGLNVALDTALRSLSNSSEQLKGCFVEGTFTARNLAPNDIKQIIDEVTKITHKQFGTQRDLIGYVYEYFLKEFAVNATKEDGEFYTPHDVVELIASFIQPFDGTLYDPCCGSGGMFVQSAALIEAKKGDISRINVYGQEKEPATYRLAKMNLALRGISHNLGEEAENTFRLDLHKGISFDYIMANPPFNLKNWFDADTMKTNDSRWASYALPPESNANYAWVLHMLSHLKPKKGVAGFLLANGALGDADGTAPVIRQKLIENDKVEAIIILPRELFITTDISVSFWILNENKEGGKYQDRILRNRKNEILFMDLRSWTGDEWNNGVKNMQKKKYALTSEQISKAAEIYHKWQEVGTDGLNYAQPELYKSVGLETLKANNYSLVPSRYIEFVDRDSNIDYDATLKETSKTVSELLKAHENNTSKIKAAFEGLGYECK; this comes from the coding sequence ATGGCAAAAACTAAAACAGAAAAACCACTTAATATAGATGACATTCTTTTTAAATGTCGTGATATTCTTCGTAATGCAAAAAACTCTGGTTCATTCTTTGAAAAGCGCGATATGATGCTCACTCTTATTTTTCTTCGCTTTATCGGAGAAAAGTTTGATGACGGAATTGAAAATCTTAAGAAGGATCTTATTGCTCGTGGTATGGATATTAATGATCCGAATGTAAAAGCTGCTTTTATTGATGATCCGACTTTTACAGATGGAACTTTCTATCTTCCTGAAGAATCCCGCTGGAGCACAATTATCAATACTTCTGCCAGCGGTTTGAACGTTGCTCTTGATACGGCTCTTCGAAGTCTTTCCAATTCAAGTGAACAACTTAAAGGTTGTTTTGTTGAAGGAACTTTTACTGCAAGAAATCTTGCTCCAAACGACATAAAGCAGATTATTGATGAAGTAACAAAAATTACTCACAAACAGTTTGGAACTCAGCGTGATCTTATCGGTTATGTTTATGAATACTTTCTTAAAGAATTTGCCGTAAATGCTACAAAAGAAGACGGAGAATTCTATACTCCTCATGACGTTGTAGAACTTATTGCAAGTTTTATTCAGCCGTTTGACGGAACTTTATACGATCCTTGCTGTGGTTCCGGCGGTATGTTTGTTCAGTCTGCAGCACTTATTGAAGCAAAAAAAGGCGACATCAGCCGTATCAATGTTTACGGACAGGAAAAAGAACCTGCAACTTATCGTCTTGCAAAAATGAATCTTGCTTTGCGTGGTATCAGCCACAACCTTGGCGAAGAAGCGGAAAATACTTTTCGTCTGGATCTTCATAAGGGAATTTCATTTGACTACATTATGGCAAATCCGCCGTTCAATCTTAAAAACTGGTTTGATGCAGATACAATGAAAACAAATGACAGCCGTTGGGCCAGTTATGCTCTTCCTCCAGAAAGCAATGCAAACTATGCATGGGTTCTTCATATGTTAAGTCATCTTAAGCCAAAGAAGGGTGTTGCCGGTTTTTTACTTGCAAACGGTGCTTTGGGTGATGCAGATGGAACAGCTCCGGTTATCCGCCAAAAGCTTATTGAAAACGATAAAGTTGAAGCAATCATTATTCTTCCAAGAGAACTGTTCATTACAACTGATATAAGTGTTTCTTTTTGGATTCTGAACGAAAACAAAGAGGGTGGAAAATACCAGGACAGAATTCTCCGTAATCGCAAGAATGAAATTCTTTTTATGGATTTACGCAGTTGGACAGGTGATGAATGGAATAACGGTGTAAAAAACATGCAGAAAAAAAAGTATGCTCTTACAAGTGAACAAATTTCAAAAGCTGCAGAAATCTACCACAAATGGCAGGAAGTTGGAACTGACGGCTTAAATTACGCACAGCCTGAACTTTACAAAAGTGTTGGACTTGAAACTCTTAAAGCAAACAATTACTCACTTGTTCCAAGTCGTTACATTGAATTTGTAGACCGTGACAGTAACATTGATTACGATGCAACCCTCAAAGAAACAAGCAAAACGGTAAGTGAACTTTTGAAGGCTCATGAAAACAATACAAGTAAAATCAAAGCTGCATTTGAAGGACTTGGATATGAATGCAAGTAA
- a CDS encoding RNA-binding domain-containing protein produces MNASKKESLDRIRQIGETVSVEFKRCGGNIEHDVYETVCSFSNRFGGDIYLGILDDGTVNGVPEKTASSMVKNIITVLANPNLFSPTLTLDPEIITYEKKTLIHIHVPVSGEVISFKKVIYNRVNDSDVKVTSTTDIAQMYIRKQEIFTERKVYPYVHFDDLRLDLLPLVRTMAKNNSSGVHPWEKMTDAELLKSAGLYTEDRVTGEKGFNLAAVMLLGKDDVIRDVAPAYSTDALLRKVNVDRYDDRLIVDTNLIESYDRLFEFAVKHLSDKFYLEDGKVRLSLRNIIAREMIVNTLMHREFISAYQAKFVIEKDRMYVENANRARKDGLITPENFEPYAKNPLIASFFRNIGYSDKLGSGVRKLFNYSYKYSGADPEFMEGDIFRITVPLNDDFSWDAQNNVRTSESAENPTINPTINPTLNPTLNPTLKDLDRLIIQKIKENPSVTYSELSEVLGKNRDTIAEHLRFLQEKEFVERIGSKKNGIWQLIEGKTR; encoded by the coding sequence ATGAATGCAAGTAAGAAAGAAAGTCTGGATAGAATAAGACAGATTGGAGAAACTGTTTCTGTAGAATTTAAACGCTGTGGTGGAAATATTGAGCATGATGTTTATGAAACTGTCTGCTCGTTTTCAAATAGGTTTGGGGGAGATATTTATCTTGGTATTCTGGATGACGGAACTGTAAACGGTGTTCCAGAAAAAACTGCGTCGTCGATGGTAAAAAATATCATTACAGTTTTGGCAAATCCGAATCTCTTTTCGCCAACTTTAACCCTTGACCCGGAAATTATAACTTACGAAAAGAAGACATTAATTCATATTCATGTGCCTGTTTCTGGTGAAGTAATAAGTTTTAAGAAAGTTATTTACAATCGTGTAAATGATTCTGATGTAAAAGTTACATCAACGACAGATATTGCCCAAATGTATATTCGCAAACAGGAAATATTTACAGAGCGAAAAGTTTATCCTTATGTTCATTTTGATGATTTACGATTGGATTTACTTCCTCTTGTAAGGACTATGGCGAAAAATAATTCTTCTGGAGTTCATCCGTGGGAAAAGATGACTGATGCGGAACTTCTTAAAAGCGCCGGGCTGTATACAGAAGATAGGGTTACGGGCGAAAAAGGATTTAATCTTGCCGCGGTTATGCTTCTTGGAAAAGATGACGTTATTCGTGATGTGGCACCAGCTTATTCTACGGATGCTTTACTCAGGAAAGTGAATGTTGACCGTTATGACGACAGACTTATTGTTGATACGAATTTGATTGAAAGTTATGACCGTCTTTTCGAATTTGCAGTGAAACATCTTTCTGATAAATTTTATCTTGAAGATGGAAAAGTAAGACTTTCGTTAAGAAATATTATTGCCCGAGAAATGATTGTTAATACTTTGATGCACAGAGAATTTATAAGTGCGTATCAGGCAAAATTCGTAATCGAAAAAGACAGAATGTATGTAGAAAATGCCAACCGTGCAAGAAAAGATGGGCTTATTACACCGGAAAATTTTGAGCCTTATGCAAAAAATCCGTTGATTGCTTCATTTTTTAGAAATATTGGTTATTCCGATAAGCTTGGTTCTGGTGTGAGAAAACTATTTAATTATTCTTACAAATATTCCGGTGCTGATCCTGAATTTATGGAAGGGGATATTTTTAGAATAACAGTACCTCTTAATGATGATTTCTCGTGGGATGCACAGAATAATGTTCGGACAAGTGAAAGTGCAGAAAATCCGACTATAAATCCGACTATAAATCCGACTTTAAATCCGACTTTAAATCCGACTTTAAAGGATTTGGATAGATTAATAATTCAAAAAATCAAAGAAAATCCGAGTGTGACATATTCTGAATTAAGCGAAGTTTTGGGAAAAAACAGAGATACAATCGCCGAACATTTAAGGTTTTTGCAGGAAAAAGAATTTGTTGAGCGTATTGGCTCTAAAAAGAACGGAATCTGGCAATTAATAGAAGGTAAAACTCGATGA